From the genome of Streptomyces sp. NBC_01260, one region includes:
- a CDS encoding DUF445 domain-containing protein has protein sequence MERIEGTGPGERGAGTEAGEGSGEGAGGGGVGTRRSASLASFSYTAADEEKRRGVRRMKTMASGLLLLVALVYVLATWAKNEGVGGWPGFVAAAAEAGMVGALADWFAVTALFKRPLGLPIPHTAIIPTKKDQLGASLGSFVGENFLSGGVVRDRIHSLGIGGRLGAWLAEPEHADRVTAELSTALRGALTVLRDSDVQAVVGEAITRRANAAEIGPSLGKMLEKVVADGGHRKVVDLVCVRAHDWLVQHGDSVMDAVQGGAPGWTPRFVDKRVGERVYKELLRFVTEMRDMPGHPARGSIDTFLTDFAADLQTDSETRARVERLKSEVLGRGEVQDVIASAWSSVRTMVIAAAEDEQSELRLRARASLMSLGARLATDGRLQAKLEGWLEDAAVYVVTTYRTEITSLISDTVAGWDADQTSKKIEAHIGRDLQFIRINGTVVGALAGLAIYTVSRALGG, from the coding sequence ATGGAACGGATCGAAGGCACCGGACCCGGCGAGCGGGGGGCCGGTACGGAGGCGGGCGAGGGCTCGGGCGAGGGCGCGGGGGGCGGGGGCGTGGGCACCCGCCGCTCCGCCTCCCTGGCCTCGTTCTCGTACACCGCCGCGGACGAGGAGAAGCGTCGCGGCGTGCGCCGTATGAAGACCATGGCCTCCGGCCTCCTTCTGCTGGTCGCGCTCGTGTACGTCCTCGCCACCTGGGCGAAGAACGAGGGGGTGGGCGGCTGGCCGGGCTTCGTCGCCGCGGCCGCCGAGGCGGGCATGGTGGGTGCGCTGGCCGACTGGTTCGCCGTCACGGCGCTCTTCAAGCGTCCGCTCGGCCTGCCGATTCCGCACACCGCCATCATTCCCACCAAGAAGGACCAGCTCGGGGCCTCACTCGGTTCCTTCGTGGGCGAGAACTTTCTGTCGGGCGGTGTCGTACGGGACCGGATCCACTCCCTCGGCATCGGCGGCCGGCTCGGTGCGTGGCTCGCCGAACCGGAGCACGCGGACCGGGTCACGGCCGAGCTGTCGACCGCGCTGCGCGGCGCGCTGACGGTGCTGCGCGACTCGGACGTGCAGGCCGTGGTGGGTGAGGCGATCACCCGGCGGGCGAACGCGGCGGAGATCGGCCCGAGCCTCGGCAAGATGCTGGAGAAGGTCGTCGCCGACGGCGGCCACCGCAAGGTGGTGGACCTGGTCTGTGTCCGGGCTCACGACTGGCTGGTGCAGCACGGCGACTCGGTGATGGACGCGGTGCAGGGCGGCGCGCCGGGCTGGACCCCGCGGTTCGTCGACAAGCGGGTGGGGGAGCGGGTCTACAAGGAACTGCTGCGCTTCGTCACGGAGATGCGCGACATGCCGGGTCACCCGGCGCGCGGTTCGATCGACACGTTCCTGACGGACTTCGCGGCCGACCTCCAGACGGACTCGGAGACCCGCGCCCGGGTGGAACGGCTGAAGTCGGAGGTCCTGGGACGCGGCGAGGTCCAGGACGTCATCGCGTCCGCCTGGTCGTCGGTCCGCACGATGGTCATCGCGGCGGCCGAGGACGAACAGAGCGAACTGCGCCTGCGCGCCCGCGCCTCCCTGATGTCGCTGGGCGCCCGCCTGGCGACGGACGGCCGTCTCCAGGCGAAACTGGAGGGCTGGCTGGAGGACGCGGCGGTGTACGTCGTGACGACGTACCGGACGGAGATCACGTCGCTGATCAGCGACACGGTGGCCGGCTGGGACGCGGACCAGACATCGAAGAAGATCGAGGCGCACATCGGCCGCGACCTGCAGTTCATCCGCATCAACGGCACGGTGGTGGGTGCGCTGGCCGGGCTGGCGATCTATACGGTGTCACGGGCGCTGGGCGGGTAA
- a CDS encoding MFS transporter produces MPADIPVPVDPETPAVQAPHPRFAVGVLAFCGVVVAVMQTIVVPLLPHIPELTGATPAAASWLVTVTLLTGAVFTPVLGRVGDMYGKRRVLVASLAVLVVGSVLCAVSSHIGVLITGRALQGAAIAVVPLGISILRDELPPERVLSAVALMSSTLGIGAAIGLPVAALVIENFEWHTMFWVSGVIGLIDIALVLRCVPESPLRSRGRFDAVGALGLSAALVCLLLAVTQGADWGWGSVRTVGLLATAVVVALLWGVYELRVATPMVDLRVSARPAVLLTNVAALLIGFAFYANSLVTAQMVQEPKATGYGLGASLVVSGLCLLPGGVSMVALSPVSARISARRGPKVSLALAAGIIAVGYGVRYFTSHSLWMIIAGATVVASGTAIAYSALPALVMRGVPVSETGAANGLNTLMRSIGQAFCSATVAAVLANITFQAGGRTAPTLHAYQLVFVIAAGAALAALAVALFLPGRKPAGAGTVGESRKAPGIREGGVRTAPIQEGA; encoded by the coding sequence ATGCCCGCGGACATACCGGTCCCAGTCGATCCCGAGACCCCCGCAGTCCAGGCCCCGCACCCCCGCTTCGCCGTCGGCGTGCTGGCGTTCTGCGGTGTGGTGGTCGCGGTCATGCAGACGATCGTCGTCCCGCTGCTGCCGCACATCCCCGAGCTGACCGGTGCCACCCCCGCCGCCGCGAGCTGGCTGGTCACCGTCACGCTCCTCACCGGCGCGGTCTTCACCCCGGTCCTGGGCCGGGTCGGCGACATGTACGGCAAGCGGCGGGTGCTCGTCGCCTCGCTCGCGGTGCTGGTGGTGGGCTCGGTGCTCTGTGCGGTCAGCTCGCACATCGGGGTGCTGATCACCGGCCGCGCCCTGCAGGGCGCGGCGATCGCCGTCGTACCGCTGGGCATCAGCATCCTGCGCGACGAGCTCCCGCCCGAGCGCGTCCTGTCCGCCGTCGCGCTGATGAGCTCCACGCTCGGGATCGGCGCGGCCATCGGCCTGCCGGTCGCCGCTCTGGTCATCGAGAACTTCGAGTGGCACACCATGTTCTGGGTCTCCGGCGTGATCGGCCTGATCGACATCGCGCTGGTCCTGCGCTGTGTGCCGGAGTCCCCGCTGCGCAGCCGCGGCCGCTTCGACGCCGTCGGCGCGCTGGGCCTGTCCGCCGCGCTGGTCTGCCTGCTGCTCGCGGTCACCCAGGGCGCCGACTGGGGCTGGGGATCGGTCCGGACGGTCGGCCTGCTCGCGACCGCCGTCGTGGTGGCGCTGCTCTGGGGCGTGTACGAGCTCCGCGTCGCGACGCCCATGGTCGACCTGCGGGTCTCGGCCCGTCCGGCCGTACTGCTCACCAATGTCGCCGCCCTGCTGATCGGCTTCGCGTTCTACGCGAACTCGCTGGTCACCGCCCAGATGGTGCAGGAGCCGAAGGCCACGGGCTACGGGCTCGGCGCCTCGCTCGTCGTCAGCGGACTGTGCCTGCTGCCGGGCGGTGTGTCGATGGTGGCGCTCTCGCCCGTCTCCGCGCGGATATCCGCCAGGCGCGGCCCGAAGGTCAGCCTGGCGCTGGCCGCCGGGATCATCGCCGTCGGCTACGGGGTGCGGTACTTCACCAGCCACAGCCTCTGGATGATCATCGCCGGCGCGACGGTCGTCGCATCGGGCACGGCGATCGCCTACTCGGCCCTGCCCGCGCTGGTGATGCGCGGAGTCCCGGTCAGCGAGACCGGGGCGGCCAACGGACTGAACACCCTCATGCGGTCGATCGGACAGGCCTTCTGCAGTGCGACGGTGGCCGCCGTCCTGGCCAACATCACGTTCCAGGCGGGGGGCCGGACGGCCCCGACCCTCCACGCGTACCAGCTGGTCTTCGTGATCGCGGCGGGTGCGGCGCTCGCGGCCCTGGCCGTCGCGCTGTTCCTGCCGGGCCGCAAGCCGGCCGGGGCGGGTACGGTCGGGGAGAGCCGCAAGGCGCCGGGCATCCGCGAGGGCGGTGTACGGACAGCACCGATCCAGGAGGGCGCATGA
- a CDS encoding TetR/AcrR family transcriptional regulator — protein MTGGQAIAPATGSADAGTGRGAILRAARRAFTQRPYAEVTIRRIAADAGVSPALVVKHFGRKEELFNTVADFGPAAAELFDAPLGLLGRHMVVTLVTRRRELKSDPLLRVVFSLGNQDERSLLRDRFHEQVTDALTARLSGRDRALRAELLAGHLLGLGATLSLHREGAGALATPEHIADLYAPALQKLITG, from the coding sequence ATGACCGGCGGCCAGGCCATCGCACCGGCTACCGGGTCCGCGGACGCGGGTACCGGCCGGGGCGCGATCCTGCGCGCGGCGCGGCGGGCGTTCACCCAGCGGCCGTACGCCGAGGTGACGATCCGCCGGATCGCCGCGGATGCCGGGGTGAGCCCGGCCCTCGTGGTCAAGCACTTCGGCCGCAAGGAAGAGCTGTTCAACACGGTGGCCGACTTCGGTCCGGCCGCCGCGGAACTGTTCGACGCCCCGCTCGGCCTGCTGGGCCGCCACATGGTCGTCACGCTGGTGACCCGCCGCCGCGAGCTCAAGTCCGACCCGCTCCTGCGCGTGGTGTTCTCCCTCGGCAACCAGGACGAACGCTCGCTCCTGCGCGACCGGTTCCACGAACAGGTCACCGACGCGCTGACCGCCCGGCTCTCCGGCCGGGACCGCGCGTTGCGCGCCGAGCTCCTGGCCGGACACCTCCTCGGCCTCGGCGCGACCCTCAGCCTCCACCGCGAGGGGGCCGGCGCCCTGGCCACCCCGGAACACATCGCCGACCTCTACGCGCCCGCGCTCCAGAAGCTGATCACCGGCTGA
- the def gene encoding peptide deformylase, with translation MAARFDDGSQDRRVRVQGVPVESFPRFAPEADRGAVRRITVVGEEILRRPCREVTEFGTPQLSRLVDDMFATNQAAEGAGLAANQVDVDLRLFMWDITDDWGVRHVGHIANPVLDEVAPEQRRLVEESEGCLSVPGPYRVVPRPDRAVVRGRDKDGSPLVIEGRGYFARCLQHETDHLRGHLYLDRLGRRERKTALREMAASKDEVFARRAASAAKLGK, from the coding sequence ATGGCCGCTCGGTTCGATGACGGCTCGCAGGACCGCCGGGTCCGCGTGCAGGGCGTACCCGTCGAGTCCTTTCCCCGGTTCGCACCGGAGGCCGACCGGGGTGCGGTGCGCCGCATCACCGTCGTCGGGGAGGAGATCCTGCGTCGCCCGTGCCGGGAGGTCACCGAGTTCGGGACCCCGCAACTCTCGCGGCTGGTCGACGACATGTTCGCCACCAACCAGGCGGCGGAGGGCGCCGGACTCGCCGCCAACCAGGTCGACGTGGACCTGCGGTTGTTCATGTGGGACATCACGGACGACTGGGGGGTGCGCCATGTCGGCCACATCGCCAATCCCGTTCTGGACGAGGTGGCGCCCGAGCAGCGCCGGCTGGTCGAGGAGTCCGAGGGATGCCTGTCCGTCCCCGGCCCCTACCGCGTGGTACCCCGCCCGGACCGTGCCGTCGTACGCGGCCGGGACAAGGACGGCAGTCCGCTGGTGATCGAGGGCCGCGGCTACTTCGCCCGCTGCCTCCAGCACGAGACGGACCACCTGCGCGGCCACCTCTATCTGGACCGGCTCGGCCGGCGGGAGCGGAAGACGGCCCTGCGCGAGATGGCCGCTTCGAAGGACGAGGTGTTCGCCCGGCGTGCCGCGTCGGCCGCGAAGCTGGGCAAGTGA
- a CDS encoding ArsR/SmtB family transcription factor has translation MSDEKRQAASTDRPPHRARKPLPDHPVRVALLDLLAEVGTVTSTEAAARLGHSSGLCSFHLRQLAAHGLIEEAPHKGGRVRPWRLRWEPAREPGQEAPEGFDVLARGLEDESYQHWLSHRDQAPAEWQHDESFSAVVHLTPAETAELASSVRDLLDGYRERDEHPGTRPAGAVAVAAVTRLFPLLPDNPGRPPQV, from the coding sequence ATGAGCGATGAGAAGCGTCAAGCAGCATCCACGGACCGACCGCCCCACCGCGCCCGCAAGCCGCTCCCGGACCACCCCGTGCGCGTGGCCCTGCTGGACCTGCTCGCCGAGGTCGGCACGGTGACGTCCACGGAGGCCGCCGCCCGGCTCGGCCACAGCTCCGGTCTCTGCTCCTTCCATCTGCGCCAGCTCGCCGCGCACGGCCTCATCGAGGAGGCGCCGCACAAGGGCGGCCGGGTGCGGCCGTGGCGGCTGCGCTGGGAGCCGGCCCGTGAGCCGGGCCAGGAGGCGCCGGAGGGGTTCGACGTGCTCGCGCGCGGACTGGAGGACGAGAGCTACCAGCACTGGCTGAGCCATCGCGACCAGGCGCCGGCCGAGTGGCAGCACGACGAGTCCTTCAGCGCCGTGGTTCATCTCACCCCGGCGGAGACGGCCGAACTCGCTTCCTCCGTACGCGACTTGCTGGACGGCTACCGGGAGCGGGACGAGCACCCCGGGACGCGCCCCGCAGGCGCGGTGGCCGTGGCAGCGGTCACCAGGCTGTTCCCCCTGCTGCCCGACAACCCCGGTCGGCCGCCGCAGGTCTGA
- a CDS encoding GNAT family N-acetyltransferase produces MPSPLRLVPVTSDNVEDACALKVRPDQDGLVKPVAWSLAQAYATPATAWPRLIVDGEQLVGFVMAFLDVQFHPEQPDDRLRSGLWRLNIAAEQQARGYGRFAVEAVNDELRRRGQTRTTVSYVPGAHGPEEFYRKLGFRTTGELSGDQVVAELELGPAAPRP; encoded by the coding sequence ATGCCTTCCCCACTCCGCCTCGTACCGGTCACCTCCGACAACGTCGAGGACGCCTGCGCGCTCAAGGTCCGGCCGGACCAGGACGGACTGGTGAAACCGGTCGCCTGGTCGCTCGCCCAGGCCTATGCCACGCCCGCGACCGCATGGCCCCGGCTGATCGTCGACGGTGAGCAGCTCGTGGGCTTCGTCATGGCCTTCCTCGACGTCCAATTCCATCCCGAGCAGCCGGACGACCGGCTGCGCTCCGGGCTCTGGCGGCTGAACATCGCCGCCGAACAGCAGGCGCGCGGGTACGGACGGTTCGCGGTGGAGGCCGTCAACGACGAGCTGCGGCGGCGCGGTCAGACCCGTACGACCGTCTCGTACGTCCCCGGCGCGCACGGGCCCGAGGAGTTCTACCGCAAGCTCGGATTCCGGACGACCGGCGAGCTGAGCGGCGACCAGGTGGTCGCCGAGCTGGAGCTTGGACCGGCCGCCCCGCGCCCGTAG
- a CDS encoding acetamidase/formamidase family protein, giving the protein MSDFSIHRGQVHHAWDRTVKPVATLAPGDEAVLEFQDASGGQLAAGSTSADLEELDFGTLNPVTGPLYVTGAEPGDALVVDILDVQVGEWGWTACLPGFGLLADDFPDPHLRISAIAGGYAELLPGLRVPVVPMIGTIGVAPPEPGPHSVIPPRRWGGNMDIRHIGPGARLILPVGVAGALLSAGDAHAAMGDGEVCGTGVETQATVRLRVDVRKGAAPRTPVIETDPVSARTGAALATTGIGPDLMEAAKDAVRALIDEISARTGLVPQDAYLLASVAADLKISEIVDAPNWVVTAHVERALLNGAQAQT; this is encoded by the coding sequence ATGAGTGACTTCAGCATCCACCGCGGACAGGTGCACCACGCCTGGGACCGGACGGTCAAGCCCGTCGCCACGCTCGCCCCCGGTGACGAGGCGGTCCTGGAGTTCCAGGACGCGAGCGGCGGTCAACTGGCCGCCGGATCGACCTCCGCAGACCTCGAAGAGCTCGACTTCGGCACCCTCAACCCCGTCACCGGCCCCCTGTACGTGACCGGGGCCGAGCCCGGTGACGCGCTGGTCGTCGACATCCTCGACGTACAGGTCGGGGAGTGGGGCTGGACGGCCTGCCTGCCCGGTTTCGGGCTGCTCGCCGATGACTTCCCCGACCCGCACCTGCGGATCTCGGCGATCGCCGGTGGCTACGCCGAACTGCTGCCCGGCCTGCGGGTCCCGGTGGTGCCGATGATCGGGACGATCGGCGTCGCCCCGCCCGAGCCCGGACCGCACTCGGTCATCCCGCCCCGCCGCTGGGGCGGCAACATGGACATCCGCCACATCGGCCCCGGTGCCCGGCTCATCCTGCCCGTCGGGGTGGCGGGCGCCCTGCTGTCGGCGGGCGACGCGCACGCCGCGATGGGTGACGGCGAGGTCTGCGGTACGGGTGTCGAGACGCAGGCGACGGTGCGGCTGCGGGTGGACGTCCGCAAGGGAGCGGCGCCCCGCACCCCGGTCATCGAGACGGACCCGGTCAGCGCCCGGACCGGCGCCGCCCTGGCCACGACGGGCATCGGACCGGACCTGATGGAGGCGGCGAAGGACGCCGTCCGCGCGTTGATCGACGAGATCTCGGCCCGTACGGGGCTCGTACCGCAGGACGCGTACCTGCTGGCGAGCGTGGCGGCGGACCTGAAGATCTCCGAGATCGTGGACGCGCCGAACTGGGTGGTCACGGCCCATGTGGAGCGGGCGCTGCTGAACGGGGCGCAGGCGCAGACGTAG
- a CDS encoding GNAT family N-acetyltransferase: MPYLVAPAIPAGALAATGQPTLPVAAEALLRPWLLTDAEAVREAFRDPAIQRWHLRRADSVAEARGWIEAWQSEWRSETGAHWALVDAESGGLLGRVALKSFALTDGTAEIAYWTVPSARGRGLCPRAVTVLAQWALYERGFHRIDLEHAMANHASCRVAAKAGFEAEGIRRRAWLHADGRHDVHLHARVRQD, translated from the coding sequence ATGCCGTACTTGGTTGCTCCCGCGATTCCTGCCGGTGCACTGGCCGCGACCGGCCAGCCCACCCTGCCCGTCGCCGCCGAGGCGCTGCTGCGCCCCTGGCTGCTCACCGACGCCGAAGCGGTACGGGAGGCGTTCCGGGACCCGGCGATCCAGCGGTGGCACCTGCGGCGGGCCGATTCGGTGGCCGAGGCGCGGGGCTGGATCGAGGCGTGGCAGAGCGAGTGGCGGTCGGAGACGGGCGCCCACTGGGCACTCGTCGACGCGGAGAGTGGCGGGCTGTTGGGCAGGGTCGCCCTGAAGTCCTTCGCGCTGACCGACGGCACGGCTGAAATCGCCTACTGGACCGTCCCTTCGGCACGCGGCCGGGGCCTGTGCCCCCGGGCGGTCACGGTGCTCGCCCAGTGGGCGCTGTACGAGCGTGGGTTCCACCGCATCGACCTGGAACACGCGATGGCCAACCACGCGTCCTGCCGGGTGGCGGCCAAGGCCGGATTCGAGGCGGAGGGCATCCGGCGCCGGGCGTGGCTGCACGCGGACGGCCGGCACGACGTACACCTCCACGCCCGGGTCCGCCAGGACTGA
- a CDS encoding DUF1838 family protein produces MTTPAELLRSFARTRASLDGEEVTYWWSGDVYAWSPDEPYQRVFGFEGLNVARLVQDAEAGPDAYQLLTREAAFYLDPVGREILETWQDLPVVHVWNDPANQKWRPFPIPTTELGGQVCFSLEIPLAYPSPLPVAQYPVHSAGDTYKALELFQFFADRADLAGPAPSVPATMSWTRMSPWLPWMARGQRPGGLTFHCRGRKLGSYAEVPERTRAYIADHHPEFAQAPEKWSGPNETSWTYFRRLNPPKQ; encoded by the coding sequence ATGACGACACCCGCAGAGCTGCTCCGCTCCTTCGCCCGCACCCGCGCCTCGCTCGACGGCGAGGAGGTTACGTACTGGTGGTCCGGAGACGTGTACGCCTGGTCCCCCGACGAGCCCTACCAGCGCGTCTTCGGCTTCGAGGGGCTCAACGTCGCCCGTCTGGTCCAGGACGCCGAGGCCGGGCCTGACGCCTATCAACTGCTCACCCGCGAGGCCGCCTTCTACCTGGACCCCGTCGGCCGCGAGATCCTGGAGACCTGGCAGGACCTGCCGGTGGTGCACGTCTGGAACGACCCGGCGAACCAGAAGTGGCGCCCCTTCCCGATCCCGACGACCGAGCTCGGCGGACAGGTCTGCTTCAGCCTGGAGATCCCGCTCGCCTACCCCTCGCCGCTGCCGGTGGCCCAGTACCCCGTCCACTCGGCCGGTGACACCTACAAGGCCCTGGAGCTCTTCCAGTTCTTCGCCGACCGCGCCGACCTGGCCGGCCCGGCACCCAGTGTCCCGGCCACCATGTCGTGGACCCGGATGTCGCCGTGGCTCCCGTGGATGGCCCGCGGGCAGCGGCCCGGCGGCCTCACCTTCCACTGCCGGGGCCGCAAGCTCGGCTCGTACGCCGAGGTCCCCGAGCGGACTCGTGCCTACATCGCCGACCACCACCCGGAGTTCGCTCAGGCCCCGGAGAAGTGGAGCGGGCCGAACGAGACCAGCTGGACGTACTTCCGCAGGCTCAACCCACCGAAGCAGTAG